From a single Maniola hyperantus chromosome 3, iAphHyp1.2, whole genome shotgun sequence genomic region:
- the LOC117996241 gene encoding uncharacterized protein produces the protein MNALLGYGTSSSGTEDESGDEEKPKIEDQKDNEKPKLPKPSIGENSLHTSVFSNPFAEAELAKAAILEKHVKMVPGKDNTQMINGKKICWNYRKGRCRFGHNCKYAHDSDIQKTTEELDVEKQKLKSVVCEGSGTMTSAPPPQVELEVSSPTHDDFWEGKAGQKKKRPGLSQGLVPGKKVIKMYKDQKLHDRK, from the exons ATGAACGCGCTATTAGGTTATGGAACATCATCAAGTGGAACTGAGGACGAAAGCGGTGATGAGGAAAA GCCAAAGATTGAAGACCAGAAGGACAATGAAAAGCCAAAGCTCCCAAAACCATCAATTGGTGAAAACAGTCTCCATACTTCAGTGTTTTCCAATCCATTTGCTGAGGCAGAGCTAGCCAAAGCTGCAATACTTGAGAAACACGTTAAAATG GTTCCAGGTAAAGACAATACCCAAATGATTAATGGCAAGAAGATCTGCTGGAACTATCGTAAGGGGAGGTGTCGGTTTGGGCACAATTGTAAATATGCACATGACTCAGATATACAGAAGACCACAGAAGAATTGGATGTTGAAAAACAG aaattaaaatcagttgtTTGCGAGGGCTCAGGAACCATGACCTCTGCGCCGCCGCCCCAAGTTGAGCTCGAAGTGTCTTCTCCAACACATGACGATTTCTGGGAAGGAAAAGCTGGTCAGAAGAAAAAGCGGCCTGGTCTATCCCAGGGTCTCGTGCCAGGGAAAAAGGTCATAAAAATGTATAAGGACCAAAAGCTCCATGATAGAAAATAA
- the Ttd14 gene encoding TRPL translocation defect protein 14 isoform X3 yields the protein MIQIENTFFELGRTCQRNCLIICDRGAMDASAFISKEKWEAMMSANNWNSVELRDNRYNHIVHMVSAANGAEDFYSTEDHACRSEGVELARELDYNAAAAWIGHPYFDVIDNSTDFDKKMNRLLACVCHRIGIDTGDRLNVNSKKRKFLVKPPMVSDTEFPPFQDFDVVHNYLQSDFRKAQVRLRKRGQKGHWSYIHTVRKFHPTGQSVEVRSQLTHRDYLNMLPQRDDAHFTIFKKRRCFIYNNQYYQLDIYRQPTHPRCRGLILLETYSAHDQDALLATLPKFLIIEKEVTGDPAYSMYNLSLKEDWKTSNKYYTGSEDWQLKRFMNGHSADKANSPASKMNGHVEKLNGHDVYRTNGRAAGKHSGHTCSKVNGHAGDKVSGHAGDKVNGHAGDKVNDHAGDKVNSHAGDKLNGHAGDKVNGHAGEKVNSHAGDKLNGHAGDQVNGYRKIDGLHQSNGHESFNGDVHATEISNCVNTNGVPPKIPKKDAIKV from the exons TTATATCGAAGGAGAAATGGGAGGCGATGATGAGCGCAAACAACTGGAACAGTGTGGAGTTGCGGGACAACAGGTACAACCACATCGTACACATGGTCTCTGCTGCCAATGGGGCCGAGGACTTCTATTCTACCGAG GACCACGCGTGCCGCTCGGAAGGCGTCGAACTCGCGAGAGAGCTGGACTACAACGCCGCGGCCGCTTGGATCGGTCACCCGTACTTCGACGTCATAGACAACTCCACTGACTTCGACAAAAAGATGAACCGCTTACTCGCATGCGTGTGCCACAGAATCGGCATAGACACTGGCGACCGGCTCAACGTCAACTCGAAAAAGCGCAAGTTCCTCGTCAAACCTCCAATGGTCTCAGACACAGAGTTCCCCCCGTTCCAAGACTTCGACGTTGTACATAACTACTTGCAGAGCGACTTCCGCAAAGCGCAAGTTCGGTTGAGGAAGCGGGGCCAGAAGGGCCACTGGTCGTATATCCACACAGTGAGGAAGTTCCACCCCACGGGGCAGTCGGTGGAAGTGCGTTCGCAGTTGACGCACCGCGACTACCTCAACATGCTGCCGCAGCGGGACGACGCGCACTTCACGATATTCAAGAAGCGGCGCTGCTTCATTTACAACAACCAGTACTATCAGTTGGACATTTATAGGCAACCCACGCATCCCAG GTGTCGTGGTCTAATCCTACTCGAGACGTACAGCGCTCACGACCAAGACGCGCTACTTGCCACTCTGCCAAAGTTCCTCATCATCGAGAAGGAGGTGACAGGCGACCCTGCCTACTCCATGTACAATCTGTCCTTAAAGGAAGACTGGAAGACGTCCAACAAGTACTATACCGGCTCTGAGGATT GGCAACTGAAACGCTTTATGAATGGCCACAGTGCAGACAAAGCCAACAGCCCCGCTAGTAAAATGAACGGACATGTTGAGAAACTGAACGGGCATGACGTTTACAGAACGAATGGACGAGCCGCAGGCAAGCATAGCGGACACACCTGCAGCAAGGTCAATGGCCACGCCGGAGATAAGGTCAGTGGCCACGCAGGTGACAAGGTCAATGGCCACGCAGGAGACAAGGTCAATGACCACGCAGGAGACAAGGTCAATAGCCACGCAGGAGACAAGCTCAATGGCCATGCAGGAGACAAGGTCAATGGCCACGCAGGAGAGAAGGTCAATAGCCACGCAGGAGACAAGCTCAATGGCCATGCAGGAGACCAAGTCAATGGTTACAGAAAAATTGATGGACTCCACCAATCGAATGGACACGAATCATTTAACGGCGATGTACATGCCACCGAAATAAGTAATTGCGTGAACACAAATGGTGTACCACCGAAGATTCCCAAAAAAGATGCtataaaagtataa